gtatattttaagctcttatgtaagtctgatttgtaataaactattttgaatttgaatttgaatttgaatcatCGCATATTCACAAATTATTCCAAGATTTTGTAGGCCAAAGTTAACTCTTATTTTGCTCTGTTGAAGAAGCTCTAATGACGGTACcacgaaaaaaaaagaatgttcCAGTTTTTCTGTGGACCTATTTTAAGTTTAGTTTACTTTAGCCATAAACTTACTTGAGCGCCGGCAGCTTGGCGGAGTGTTCGATGTCGTCGAGGTTCGAGTTCTGCGCGTGCAGCAGCTGCGAGATGGCGCCCGCCTCGGGGTGCTCGCGCGTCAGCACCAGCTTGGGGTGATTGCACACGTTCTGCAGGTAGTGGAGAGCCtggaaacaaaacaaaacgatGTTGTGACTACATGTGACTATATTAACAATGTGCTGGATTAcgtgtgtaatgtgtatgtaTCATAACATGAAcacagaaaaaaacaatttcaagaGCTCTATGTCTAgaaacaaattatgtaacaCTTCTAAAGAAAAAGttacatatatacatttataatatatatatataatcacCTGGAAGACATGCGTGTGACTGTTGTTCAGATCCTGAGGCATGTGTTCTCTGGAGAAGTCCTCGTACAGGCGCCGCTGTAGCGGGCTCAGCTCGCAGTAGTAGTCCTGCGTGATCTTCGGCGGTAGCTCCTTCAGGACGTCCTCCTTGACACGCCGTAACAGGAAAGGTAACACCTGGAATTCGGGGCACATGCATTTTATTCTCACGGCCGGCACACTTATTCGCCGTAGTACTATAAATTCTCTGGGTTATGCgtagaattttctaaatcaatATTCAACAATAAATCTCGCATACAAGCTGTAAATTTTTGTACTTCATTGCGgatagcaatttttatttttacagtttgATAGTACACTTCACACCCACAATACTATTgatttttgttgtataataatcGCTAGGAAACTTCTAACTAGAGACCATTTAtctgttattttatatacaaatgatATCGAAGACATTGACATCGATATCTAAAATCGCGTACGTACTTGTCGGTGCAGCTGTTCGCAGGCGAGCGCGCCGGCCTGCAGCTGGTGCGGCGTGGCCTTGGGGTCGCGCGCCGCCAGGATGGGCCGCGAGTACCGCGCCGTGAACTGCCGCTCCGTACCTAGTAGACCCGGCATCAGGAAGTCGAACAGCGACCACAACTCCAGCACGTTGTTCTAAACATATTAACACCCATTACTACAGTGCTAAGTTTAGACACGTAAGTTCTTGCGGCAATAACTTCCAGATGTGTACACATGCGATTTGCCAAAAGTTCTGCAAGCTTCACAATTTTAAGAAGTCAAAATGGTTTCTTCGTTTTCTAGCTAATCTAAAGCTTGCTTTGCAAATACTGGCGGCAGGTCTTTCGTATGCGAGCGTCCACATctcggtaggtaccactgcaatgtctaataaaaaaatcctattgTTAATTTAAGAATCGCCATGGTAACAACTCTGTTTACCTTTGCAAAAATAAGAAGTAATGTAGGTATAACATAAGAATTCAATTATTGcacgaatttataaaaaaaaaatatcgacaaCTTGCCTGTATAGGTGTACCGGACAGTATCAGTCTATGATTGGCGATGATCTGCTTAATCGCTTTGAACGCTTTCGTCTTTCCATTCTTTATAACATGCCCCTCGTCCAATACACAGTAGTTCCACTTTATACTGCTGAAGAAATCGATATCCTTCCTCACGATATCGTACGACGCGACGATAAAGTTATAGTATTTCACTTGATGACGCAATCGCTCTCGCTCGATCGGTGGGCCGACGTATTGGAGCGGCTTGAGGAACTTGTTTGGGATGAATTTCATCACTTCGAACACCCAGTGACCTGCAAAAGTGTAAAGTTATTATTTGTACTTGTATAACTTTCGTTGAAGAATATCGACTTATCACCGACGAAAGATGACATAGTTGCAATTATACATAAGTCACTAAAGACAGTTTTTAAGATACAATCACACCCTAAATCTTCAACCCCATctcgagaataaaccaatcaaaaaagTCGGTTGCaagcatataaaaaatattattaaaatgggTCTATTATTCGCGATACATCGAAAAAGGGGTCCTTTATTGAAAGCGTCGATACGTTATAacgcgcatttttttttatctaacacAATAACCCTTGAAATGAATAAACGGTCCCAATATTTGGATTAATCCCGGGACTAAAACGATCAAGATAAGTCATTTATTAGAATGTCAAACGAACtgtattctgattggtccatctTTGCTATCGATGTGGAGATGGTGTTAGAGATCTTTATCGAAATTGGCATATAATCTATATCGATAATTACCCGTAAGCGTGGGAGGACACACGACGAGCGAGGGCAGATGCGGTAGACGTTGATGCTCTCGCTCCCAATGGGACCCTGCGACCACTACGATAGACTGCAGCGTCTTGCCAAGACCCATGTCATCACATAGCACGCCATGGAGTTTGTACTCGTAAAGGAACCGCAACCAGTTCACACCCGCCTGCAAATATCGAAATTATGATAAGTAAGTTACGGATTATATACGGACAAATTGATATTACTAATATCGATAGAGCATTTcaagtttaaaatattgcaatgtcgactattttactttacaataaagttattaaaactttattttacaagtGCGTCAATCGAACGATAAAATAACACTATATTTAGAGAAGGTAAACGAtcaaaacagatttttttttttttttatttatttaaggaacaAACAGtcacacaacaaaaaatattactttagataatatattttttaaatatgatactatttatttacgtattttgtTGTTACTGAATGAACAATAGGTATGTATTACCTGTTGATATGATCTGAGCTCGGCGGAGACGGGCACAGGGATCTTGTAGTCGGGGATGGTGGCGGGGTTGAAGAGCTGGTCGAGGAAGCGGCGGTCctggcggcggcgagcgcgcagctccggcgcgagcggcggcgcgggcgcggcgccgtCCAGCGGCATCAGCTGCACCAGCGTCGCGAAGCACCGCGTCGCCATCACGCGCACCGCCATGCACTGGTCGCTCATGCGGCCTGcacgaaaaacaaataattcaacaattattgtcaatcatcgTATACTATAagttgatatttataattttatgaatgtttaattattaaattttaattaatagtatatgtatataaatagataacaaGATGCATAATTACCTAACAATGGTATGATGAGTAACACGACGTACGGTACGATCTGCAGCTGCAGCGCCTCGACAACTCTCGCGAGTGCCTCGACGGCGCCGCATCGCACGCGCTCCATGCGGACGTCGCTCAGCGCAGGGATCAGCTgctcacaaaatataaaaaattagtcatttaatattcagtttttaatgtttatcttACACagaattaaagtttttttgtatgacaaaatTCAAActctcaatatattttttggtgcAGAAATGAAGCTCACTTCTATATTTGTCACCATAGCTACCTTTTGATGAATATTAAAACTGATACCAGTGGAATCccagataaaattaattaatagtgagccacattcattcattcatcatcATTGAATACTATTAGATTATATATTAGTTACAGATAGAGGCAAGAATCGTGAGTATACTCGTGATTGATCGGTTTGACGCTCTATGCGGTGATAGCAAAGCGGCTAGTATTAATATCATCTATTTACGCGTGCCAGGCGGTTACACTTATGACCAATTTATACACAATATGCTTGCGCACAGCACTTTGTtaatctgggcccttattctgtatgatagtgtaatagcgtaacgcggccgtgtcatgttatcttagagaaatgtgcgtggaatggtattttgtaagccaaatttctatagtcctaaacatgatgcgttgtgttacgtgcttgttacgcactgttaaaataacgtgcgggatagagaataaggcccctgtgcTCCTCGGCTTGTGCCGTTTATTGTAGAAGTAGGTATAAAAGTGTGTTAACCTGGTCGATGAGCACGGGCAGCACCTGGTGCGGCTGctgcgcggcgagcgcggcgagtGCGCGCGCGGCCATGTGGCGCAGCGCCGTGTGCACCGCGCGCGACAGCGCacacgccgcgcccgcgcccgcgcacaCCCGCGCCACCAGCGCGCCCGACACGCGCCCCACCACCGCCTCCACCACCTGCAGCCGCGACACCAGCTCCTCCGCGCGCTCCACCTCCAGCTGCTCCAGCTCTACACATACatagtaataacttttatatatttttacatatgcATTTACTGTGGtagtgaaattttaaaatatcgattaCATAAAACACGACGACACTATCGATACAACATGTAATCTTACgccaaaaactatatttaatactagcttttggtcgCAACTTCACCCGTGTGTAAAAGCTTTTCCGTCATGAAGtactgctatatattttttcagaataaaatgtACCGAACTACcactataccaaattttattgaaagccGTTCATTGATTCGgccgtgaaagcgtaacagacagagctactttgacatttataactattcatttaaaaactattcatgttttcgtaaaaataagtatatacactttctaatatttaaatgatataacaTTCTCACCACTGTCAGTGTAAACTTTTGAGAACGGGTCGGTAATGAACTCCCACAACTTTGGCAGCTTCTCGGGCAGTTCGTCGCCGAAGTACTCAGCGAGGCTAGTCAGCGCTAAGGTGGCGCCTCGCCGCTGTATCCTTAGTAGTTTATGAGCCTGCAAAATACTTTGATTATACACGAACAAGCctaaacactaaaatattttgacattgcgttacttaatcAAACCACGTACTTATCTtctaaaaaataacagtttacaatAAGTGACTCGGATCGTAGATGTAAGGAAAACAAGtgaagtttcgaacaaaataaagtaatttaattttacgcgctttAATGCAGTGGCATACTGCATACTACTCTAAaataattcgtcgcagcgacaacatcacacttttagtcagaaatacactcatgcacacGCCGTactcgcactaaactacaaaatgaacaaAACTTCAGAAAGTTtaaaccgggatttttggtacaaatattcgttattcataaatattttttgccacaatgttagcagaggcaAAGACgagtatattatagtttaatttaataacgcaatgtcaatttGTCTCTGTATAGTGGTACCTCGTCCTCGTTGGCGAGCAGTGCGTCGAgctgcagcgcggcggcggcgggcgggcggccgcggcgcggcgcggtccGCTCCCCGCTCACCTGCTGCTCGCGCAGCGTCAGGATGCCTTGGTATCTGTCCACTGCACACATAACCTCTACGTTAATCACTCGTTTTCTTAACTCGATTTTATAACGTGTGACCAGCATAAAGTCGACACAGTACAGCATGTGGACATGATGGTAGATGTTCACAGATAAAAGAATCATCTTCAatgttaaattaacattttttttgtttgaaagttagtagcaatttacataataagtggggctatatattatattgtctatCACGTACACGCTGGAGTGAGTGCGCTGGATTCACTCTTGCCCTCCGTGCCGGAGTCGCCGCTGCCGGAGTCTGCAGTATTTTCCTCCGTGTGCTCCAGCGATATCCGGGGCGTGAACTCTGGGTCACAtctgcaataataaatattttattgcaactagTATTTCGAAGTCAAAGatgttattaacaaaaattgCTGTTGCGGAGTTCGTAGCAGATGAGACTATTCGAAGTcttttttgtatagaaaatatatatgaaaggaagaaataattttcactcttgacgtttcgaagactttgtgtACTTCGAAGGTCAGGGGGCGGACTGAGATGAAGCCAGTTTGCTGACATGTAGTGCGTACCTGAGGAAGGCCTTGAGGTTGGCGAGCACCTTGTCGGCGGGCCCGGGGCGCGCGGGCTCGAGctgcgccgccagcgccgccagcgcctGCGCCGAGCGCAGCTGCAGGCACGCCGCCGCCTCGCGCTTCACGCTCTCCATGAGCGGCCGCACCACGGGGTTGCGCCGCGCCGGCGGCACGCGCGCCCACGACACCGCGCTCGCCACGCCCGCCTGCACGCTGCAACCACACATTACGACACTCATTATAcaaacagtataataatttgACGGATCGATACTATTCAACTCAGTATGCTGCGCCGTGAGCGCATTACATGACGTTTTCGCTCGCATCACCATGCCAATCTCCGTTTCGACCCCGTCATATTACCAACAACTGGTATTTTAGTTAGCCATCACTCCATCACAATCTTATAGCGCAAACCAATGCGAAACTTACGACACGTTAAGGGCGTTCTGCTCTATGGTACATTGGTTGACAGCGGTCTGCAGACTCTTGCGCCTCTCTTCAAGTGTCTGAGCGACGCGTTTCAACTTCATCGCGGCCACCATTGGCTGCGTCACTGTCGTCATGTGCGCCACCTATGACAttcattattgattaaaaataaattagtaggAAAggaatagaatataatatttttgattggaATAGCTATAAACTAGCATCGTCTCCGAACTGCCGTAACGGCAGTTAGTTACCCGTTGCAAAGTGACTTAGTTTATACGACCGGTTCACTGCCTGACATCAATCCGCCCAACCAAGGAATCGAACCCAGACACTCGCACTCCACGGCCCATACACGTTGCCCCTAAATCAAAGGAGTAGTGAATagtaaggtttttttttaaatccttacTTCTTGATGTGTCTATTACTGGtgcagttattatttaaattataaaaaaccatCTCGGTCTTATGTTATTCCTGTCGAATAATCACTTTCTTATTACATAGTCATTTCCACTTTTTCATGTAAACAATTTACCTGTTCTAATCTCATAATATTGTTGAACTCTTCTCCGTCGACTGGCAGTTTGTAATGTTTCATCATCGCTAAGAGATCACGAGCTTCTTGGAGTATCCTGTGAAGGTtatccaattttattataacttataacacACTCgtcttttaaaactaataaatgggcaatttaaatagatttatatacTGGACCATAACTATAGAGGAGTCAAGCTATTTCCTTGAGATATGTATACCTTTAGATAAAAAGTGACCACACAGGCTTTATGCTACGTTTCGaacttttcattttataatccTTGCAATCGTAACAAAACAAACCatacctttaaaattttgtCTATTAGAGTTCGACTTATTTTcgtgtttatttacatttcttttcttatagatataaaatagccCCAACAATAGATCTAGACAacgtatataaatatgtttggaCCTGTTACAGTTCAACGCGACCTCGTCGTAGTACAGCGTTTGGTTGAGCGCGGTGTGCAGCGTGTCGACCAGCAGCGGAGGGATCACTTtcgatatgtcattctcatcgCCATCTTCTGTACTTTTATCGCCGTTTTCTTCTTTCtggaatatttatatcattttttatatttgctgaTGGGTAAACGAAgcctaatatattttaaaactggtGGGTAGTAACGCAAGCACAAGGTAATATGGCATATTATGCTTAATACTCATGCCACAGCCTACGACATAAGAGAGAGAGATGACATGACTTTAGTTGATAGTATGTACACAAGTAAGATGAGAAGTATGTTGCACTGAGCCCCCATAGCGGTATAGAGGCAGgagattaattatttattatactttagtgATGACAAGCACACAACTCACCTGTGGTTCATGTCCATTACTGGGTACTTCAGTGGGTGGCGGGCGATGTATCTGAGGCGGCAGCATGCCCCGCTCAGTGCTGCAACGCGCCCACGCGGCCAGCACCAGGCTCGCTACCAACCGCTGCAGTGCGCTGCCCGACCGCAGGTATACCACCATCACCTGGACATATGGAAATGTTTTGAAtagtttatatcataaatactatgtttatgttattttactggtggtaggtctctgatatgtgagagtccgcctagtaAAGTATCACCgccaatgtctatttctgccgccaagcaacagtgtgaagtcactgttgtgttccgatttgaaggacattgtagccagtgtaactactggacataataagtcttaacatctcatgtttcaggatggcgagagcagtggtataacaaacaatacattgtaattcaaggtgttagatggtgtttctactttttatggggtcgtatcgcttacaataaGGAAAACGGCAAaaacgtctcgtcattcaaagcaataaaaatactcataaataagaaaaaatggtCAATCCATGCTCCTGGTATGGTTATATCAAATCGATTGTATCCTGTTAGGTTACCTACATGGTTAAAaattgtactaatattatttatatggctATAAGTTAAATACCTTCACATAACAGTCTATGGGGCTCTCGTCTTCTGGTTTGTATTCGATACCGGGCGCTGGCTGTACCAAGTAACATGATAGGTAACCTGAAAAATATACAGAAGATATTATTATTCGTATATTGTACAGCCATGATAGCGTActtatatatatgtaataattgcGCGGTACGACCACCcttctgaggtcccgggtttgaGTCCCAGATCGGGCAATGTTATACTGGGTTTTTCTGCAcagtatcagaccggagttGAGAAATAGTGCTCGTTATCTCTTCATACGACGGAACACAATTTATAAGCTTGGTTGTGCCTTTGCTTACCtcttcaggggccttattctctatcccgcacgttactttaacagtgcgtaacaagcacgtaacacaacgtaacgcatcatgtttaggactatagaaatttggcttacagaataccattccacacacatttctcgaagataacatgacacggccgcgttacgcgtttacactatcatacagaataagggcccagggatAAAGATatgatgtttatgtttttagGTTTGTATATTCTACCATGGCGGTGTAATGGTAAGTGTTGAGTGGTAGTACCGAGCATGTCGGCGGCGCGGCAGCGAGCGCGCGTGACGGCGTCgtcgcgggcggcggcgggctGCGTGTCGGCGCCGCCCACGTACCAGCGCGGCGTCGCGCGGATCTCGGGCGGTACGGTGCCGCCCAGCGACGtggtgcgcacgcgccgctccTGCACATAACACCAACATAACGTATTTAGTCGCGTTTTGGGGGCAGTTGTAGTACATTTAGTGCCGTGGTCGACACGTGTCAGAAGTCCAGTATAAGGAACACaatattgaatacaaatatCAAAACTTTATGGACATTGTATTTGACGTAGGCTGTACTTACCGACGGATCCAGTGTATTCGACTTGCAgcataagaataaaataaacattaaaggaCTGCTCGAAAGACCAAAAATTACATCAAATCCAATTACTACGACcataataatatacttgtaATGTAGGTCACCTTAGGGGGTGGCTGTAGTATAAGCCCAGGGTCAATGGGTAACCGCGCGGGCTGCATGGCGAGACACAACCACGTGGCGAGCATGGGACACGCCGCCACCAGTATCACGCCCAGCGACGCGTGTTGTAGTAAATTCTCCCACACCTTAAacattattagattttattaatacgtAAGTATAACCTCAAATCTTGTTCGGAAATATTTCCCAGCACACATAGAGTATCCTAACAGATActtgctattattattttaaaattgttacaaaacgAAAATTCATTACCTGCACAGCAATATCTTGTATTTCAGGTACATGTTCAAATAGAACCCTTTGGTATATGTGCCTCATGGCTTCTTGCAGTAACTCCGGCGTCCACATCAAATATTGGTCGCTGTCTACTTCTAACTCATTATTTGTCTGCTCCCCATTAGGCTGGGCACCGCTGTCTATCTTTGACTCACTTTCTATCTTCTCACTTTTTGGCTGGTCATTTTTCACTTGGTCACTAATAGGCTGGTCACCGTTTGGTTGGTTCTCATCTACCGGTTGATCTTTGGGTGTTTCGTGTCCGTTTGAGGGTTGATCATTGGGCTTTTGGTCACATTTTGGATCACCGTTAGGAGTGCTGTCGCCGTTAGAAGACGGGTCAACACACATCGGCTGTTCTCCGTTCAGATCTTCTCTGTTAAGTTTGGTGGTATCTTTTTTGGTTATTAGTGGTCGCGTTAACGTGCGCAGAGTTTGTAGTGTTGCTTTACGGACGGATGACGTGGAGTGGTCGAGATAAGGCCAGAGACGAGGCAGGACATCGGCCAGGTCTATTGGACTGTGgaagaatattattatgatcagcaggttattttaaaattggtgaaaggattttaatttgtttgatgAGAACTACAAAGGTGGTCatataaatttttgattttatttgtgaacGATCACGACAAAGAGTATTAGGTAGTGTAAGGAGCGGAGACGTACTGCAGCAGGCGCGCGGTGTCGGGCAGCGCCATGAG
This genomic window from Manduca sexta isolate Smith_Timp_Sample1 chromosome 12, JHU_Msex_v1.0, whole genome shotgun sequence contains:
- the LOC115444810 gene encoding TATA-binding protein-associated factor 172 isoform X2 encodes the protein MKSRLDRLFVLLEAGAGPATRRAAARQLGEVQKAHPEELHRLLGRLMKHLRSPAWDTRVAAAQAVEAILSNVPEWHPTPSAVKKEEKTEPEDNGRLRCDTFDIERVLHHGAHLMGSEGHEYDLDEEALSSADINDRLAKQRQQLNARLNLDVAASVGVDLSALYTNDDLCPVKTQTNKTETARRPVQELMPISSKPLSSREMNLAKRRARAAFSKQKSRDCSEEGPSAPPTPPVEPDRKKIKLEAIDEYVGDAGEAGAPEADGSWGEAAREAARWPLDAWCGVLQAQLFSAQWEARHGAAGALRELLRSRLALSAGTHAHLTTQQMEEAHQDWLEDMALRLLCVLALDRFGDFVSDQVVAPVRETCAQTLGVALAQLSEERVRKVARLLSTLAGQPQWEARHGALLGFKYMLAARQEIACASGALEHLIAGLGDAAEDVSAVAAGALAPAAGALGGARAGAVRGVVARLWRLLRDQDDLAAPANKYMALLAALMALPDTARLLHPIDLADVLPRLWPYLDHSTSSVRKATLQTLRTLTRPLITKKDTTKLNREDLNGEQPMCVDPSSNGDSTPNGDPKCDQKPNDQPSNGHETPKDQPVDENQPNGDQPISDQVKNDQPKSEKIESESKIDSGAQPNGEQTNNELEVDSDQYLMWTPELLQEAMRHIYQRVLFEHVPEIQDIAVQVWENLLQHASLGVILVAACPMLATWLCLAMQPARLPIDPGLILQPPPKERRVRTTSLGGTVPPEIRATPRWYVGGADTQPAAARDDAVTRARCRAADMLGYLSCYLVQPAPGIEYKPEDESPIDCYVKVMVVYLRSGSALQRLVASLVLAAWARCSTERGMLPPQIHRPPPTEVPSNGHEPQKEENGDKSTEDGDENDISKVIPPLLVDTLHTALNQTLYYDEVALNCNRILQEARDLLAMMKHYKLPVDGEEFNNIMRLEQVAHMTTVTQPMVAAMKLKRVAQTLEERRKSLQTAVNQCTIEQNALNVSVQAGVASAVSWARVPPARRNPVVRPLMESVKREAAACLQLRSAQALAALAAQLEPARPGPADKVLANLKAFLRCDPEFTPRISLEHTEENTADSGSGDSGTEGKSESSALTPALDRYQGILTLREQQVSGERTAPRRGRPPAAAALQLDALLANEDEAHKLLRIQRRGATLALTSLAEYFGDELPEKLPKLWEFITDPFSKVYTDSELEQLEVERAEELVSRLQVVEAVVGRVSGALVARVCAGAGAACALSRAVHTALRHMAARALAALAAQQPHQVLPVLIDQLIPALSDVRMERVRCGAVEALARVVEALQLQIVPYVVLLIIPLLGRMSDQCMAVRVMATRCFATLVQLMPLDGAAPAPPLAPELRARRRQDRRFLDQLFNPATIPDYKIPVPVSAELRSYQQAGVNWLRFLYEYKLHGVLCDDMGLGKTLQSIVVVAGSHWEREHQRLPHLPSLVVCPPTLTGHWVFEVMKFIPNKFLKPLQYVGPPIERERLRHQVKYYNFIVASYDIVRKDIDFFSSIKWNYCVLDEGHVIKNGKTKAFKAIKQIIANHRLILSGTPIQNNVLELWSLFDFLMPGLLGTERQFTARYSRPILAARDPKATPHQLQAGALACEQLHRQVLPFLLRRVKEDVLKELPPKITQDYYCELSPLQRRLYEDFSREHMPQDLNNSHTHVFQALHYLQNVCNHPKLVLTREHPEAGAISQLLHAQNSNLDDIEHSAKLPALKQLLLDCGIGMEGGGTDIAVSQHRALVFCQLKKMLDIVENDLVRRHLPSVTYLRLDGSVPPHQRHSIVTRFNEDVSIDLLLLTTAVGGLGLNLTGADTVIFVEHDWNPMKDLQAMDRAHRIGQKKVVNVYRLITRDTLEEKIMSLQKFKLMTANTVISSENAAMETMGTDQLLDLFNLSGGSQQTPQSSRSVLDTLPELWDDKQYEEEYDMTNFIKGLNKMNA
- the LOC115444810 gene encoding TATA-binding protein-associated factor 172 isoform X1, producing the protein MKSRLDRLFVLLEAGAGPATRRAAARQLGEVQKAHPEELHRLLGRLMKHLRSPAWDTRVAAAQAVEAILSNVPEWHPTPSAVKKEEKTEPEDNGRLRCDTFDIERVLHHGAHLMGSEGHEYDLDEEALSSADINDRLAKQRQQLNARLNLDVAASVGVDLSALYTNDDLCPVKTQTNKTETARRPVQELMPISSKPLSSREMNLAKRRARAAFSKQKSRDCSEEGPSAPPTPPVEPDRKKIKLEAIDEYVAGDAGEAGAPEADGSWGEAAREAARWPLDAWCGVLQAQLFSAQWEARHGAAGALRELLRSRLALSAGTHAHLTTQQMEEAHQDWLEDMALRLLCVLALDRFGDFVSDQVVAPVRETCAQTLGVALAQLSEERVRKVARLLSTLAGQPQWEARHGALLGFKYMLAARQEIACASGALEHLIAGLGDAAEDVSAVAAGALAPAAGALGGARAGAVRGVVARLWRLLRDQDDLAAPANKYMALLAALMALPDTARLLHPIDLADVLPRLWPYLDHSTSSVRKATLQTLRTLTRPLITKKDTTKLNREDLNGEQPMCVDPSSNGDSTPNGDPKCDQKPNDQPSNGHETPKDQPVDENQPNGDQPISDQVKNDQPKSEKIESESKIDSGAQPNGEQTNNELEVDSDQYLMWTPELLQEAMRHIYQRVLFEHVPEIQDIAVQVWENLLQHASLGVILVAACPMLATWLCLAMQPARLPIDPGLILQPPPKERRVRTTSLGGTVPPEIRATPRWYVGGADTQPAAARDDAVTRARCRAADMLGYLSCYLVQPAPGIEYKPEDESPIDCYVKVMVVYLRSGSALQRLVASLVLAAWARCSTERGMLPPQIHRPPPTEVPSNGHEPQKEENGDKSTEDGDENDISKVIPPLLVDTLHTALNQTLYYDEVALNCNRILQEARDLLAMMKHYKLPVDGEEFNNIMRLEQVAHMTTVTQPMVAAMKLKRVAQTLEERRKSLQTAVNQCTIEQNALNVSVQAGVASAVSWARVPPARRNPVVRPLMESVKREAAACLQLRSAQALAALAAQLEPARPGPADKVLANLKAFLRCDPEFTPRISLEHTEENTADSGSGDSGTEGKSESSALTPALDRYQGILTLREQQVSGERTAPRRGRPPAAAALQLDALLANEDEAHKLLRIQRRGATLALTSLAEYFGDELPEKLPKLWEFITDPFSKVYTDSELEQLEVERAEELVSRLQVVEAVVGRVSGALVARVCAGAGAACALSRAVHTALRHMAARALAALAAQQPHQVLPVLIDQLIPALSDVRMERVRCGAVEALARVVEALQLQIVPYVVLLIIPLLGRMSDQCMAVRVMATRCFATLVQLMPLDGAAPAPPLAPELRARRRQDRRFLDQLFNPATIPDYKIPVPVSAELRSYQQAGVNWLRFLYEYKLHGVLCDDMGLGKTLQSIVVVAGSHWEREHQRLPHLPSLVVCPPTLTGHWVFEVMKFIPNKFLKPLQYVGPPIERERLRHQVKYYNFIVASYDIVRKDIDFFSSIKWNYCVLDEGHVIKNGKTKAFKAIKQIIANHRLILSGTPIQNNVLELWSLFDFLMPGLLGTERQFTARYSRPILAARDPKATPHQLQAGALACEQLHRQVLPFLLRRVKEDVLKELPPKITQDYYCELSPLQRRLYEDFSREHMPQDLNNSHTHVFQALHYLQNVCNHPKLVLTREHPEAGAISQLLHAQNSNLDDIEHSAKLPALKQLLLDCGIGMEGGGTDIAVSQHRALVFCQLKKMLDIVENDLVRRHLPSVTYLRLDGSVPPHQRHSIVTRFNEDVSIDLLLLTTAVGGLGLNLTGADTVIFVEHDWNPMKDLQAMDRAHRIGQKKVVNVYRLITRDTLEEKIMSLQKFKLMTANTVISSENAAMETMGTDQLLDLFNLSGGSQQTPQSSRSVLDTLPELWDDKQYEEEYDMTNFIKGLNKMNA